A part of Miscanthus floridulus cultivar M001 chromosome 6, ASM1932011v1, whole genome shotgun sequence genomic DNA contains:
- the LOC136458687 gene encoding auxin response factor 2-like: MAGIDLNTVEEEDEDEEEAEAPPVARAAGAAVCLELWHACAGPVAPLPLKGSAVVYLPQGHLEHIGGDVGAAGAAAAAAVPPHVLCRVVDVTLHADGATDEVYARVSLLPEDEEAERRARARVREDEDADRDGEDGAAMKPLARTPHMFCKTLTASDTSTHGGFSVPRRAAEDCFPPLDYSQQRPSQELVAKDLHGTEWKFRHIYRGQPRRHLLTTGWSAFVNNKKLVSGDAVLFLRGEDGVLRLGVRRAAQLKIVTPIPAPHNQCSSHSTLGNVAQAVATKTVFHIYYNPRLSQSEFIVPYWKFKRSFNQPISVGMRCRMQYESDDAPERRCTGIIIGSREAEPIWYGSKWKFLVVRWDDGIECHWPNRVSPWEIEVTGSVSGSHMCAPNSKRLKPCLPQVNPEIVLPNGSVSSDFAGSARFHKVLQGQELLGLKTHDGTAISAFQATEARNLQYSDERSNTSNNILGIPRLGVRSPNGIPGFPYHCSGFGESQRFQKVLQGQEVFRPFRGGCLADGHIRTAGMYQPDGSHVSGAAYKWPAPRGCDFPQPAKPVLLLQASSQSSVFMFPQTSSKITRLEYEYSCLDKDGDGRFDRTVPTQDMGRSNQALSLWPHLVSGEAIEECTGTENMHSPVSGAEHESNNESTVENGCKIFGISLAEKIRSCDEADSCSAKCNSRLQPSKSEMPKSLGSCWATVHEQRPVVGRVVDVPATDMMI; this comes from the exons ATGGCGGGCATTGACCTCAAcaccgtggaggaggaggacgaggacgaggaggaggcggaggcgccGCCTGTGGCCAGGGCGGCGGGTGCCGCCGTGTGCCTGGAGCTGTGGCACGCGTGCGCGGGCCCCGTCGCGCCGCTGCCGCTCAAGGGCAGCGCCGTCGTGTACCTGCCGCAGGGCCACCTCGAGCACATCGGCGGCGACGTGGGCGCGGCGGGAGCAGCCGCCGCTGCGGCGGTGCCGCCACACGTGCTCTGCCGCGTCGTCGACGTCACCCTCCAC GCGGACGGCGCGACGGACGAGGTGTACGCGCGGGTGTCCCTGCTGcccgaggacgaggaggcggagaggcgggcgcgggcgcgggttcGGGAGGACGAGGACGCGGATCGCGACGGCGAGGATGGGGCCGCCATGAAGCCGCTCGCGCGGACGCCGCACATGTTCTGCAAGACGCTCACGGCCTCCGACACCAGCACGCATGGCGGCTTCTCcgtcccgcgccgcgccgccgaggACTGCTTCCCGCCGCTG GACTACAGCCAGCAGAGGCCGTCTCAGGAGCTCGTGGCCAAGGATCTACACGGCACGGAGTGGAAATTCCGACATATCTACCGAG GCCAACCACGAAGGCATCTCTTAACCACTGGATGGAGTGCATTTGTTAATAATAAGAAGCTTGTTTCTGGAGATGCAGTTCTGTTCCTTCG AGGTGAAGATGGAGTGCTTCGACTGGGAGTGCGCCGAGCAGCCCAGCTAAAAATTGTAACTCCTATTCCTGCACCGCATAACCAGTGCTCAAGTCATAGCACTCTGGGAAATGTTGCACAAGCTGTGGCCACCAAGACTGTTTTCCACATTTACTACAATCCTAG GTTAAGTCAATCTGAATTCATTGTACCCTATTGGAAGTTCAAGAGAAGCTTCAATCAACCAATATCTGTTGGAATGAGATGCAGAATGCAATATGAAAGTGACGATGCTCCTGAAAGAAG GTGCACTGGGATAATAATTGGAAGCAGAGAAGCTGAGCCTATTTGGTATGGTTCAAAATGGAAATTCTTGGTG GTTAGATGGGATGATGGTATAGAGTGCCATTGGCCCAATAGGGTATCTCCTTGGGAGATTGAGGTCACAGGATCAGTTTCAGGATCTCATATGTGCGCTCCCAATTCAAAACGTCTGAAACCATGCCTCCCTCAAGTTAATCCGGAGATTGTGCTTCCAA ATGGAAGCGTTTCTTCAGATTTTGCGGGATCTGCCAGATTCCACAAGGTCTTGCAAGGTCAAGAATTGTTGGGTTTGAAAACCCATGACGGTACTGCTATTTCTGCTTTTCAGGCAACTGAAGCGAGAAATTTGCAGTACAGTGATGAACGTAGTAACACGAGTAACAATATCTTAGGGATCCCAAGACTTGGTGTTAGATCTCCAAATGGAATCCCTGGTTTTCCCTACCATTGCTCAGGCTTTGGGGAATCTCAAAGATTCCAAAAGGTCTTGCAAGGTCAAGAAGTGTTTCGTCCTTTCCGAGGAGGATGTTTGGCTGATGGCCATATAAGAACTGCTGGCATGTATCAACCTGATGGTAGCCATGTATCTGGTGCAGCGTATAAATGGCCTGCACCACGAGGGTGTGATTTTCCACAGCCAGCAAAACCGGTTCTTCTGTTGCAAGCATCCTCCCAATCATCTGTGTTTATGTTTCCACAAACTAGTTCTAAGATAACTCGCTTGGAATATGAGTACAGCTGCCTGGATAAGGATGGGGATGGTAGATTTGATAGGACTGTTCCTACTCAAGATATGGGAAGAAGCAATCAAGCATTATCTCTTTGGCCTCATCTTGTTTCCGGCGAAGCAATAGAAGAATGTACTGGAACTGAGAATATGCACTCCCCTGTCAGTGGTGCTGAGCATGAATCAAACAATGAGAGTACAGTTGAAAATGGCTGCAAAATCTTTGGTATCTCATTGGCTGAAAAGATCCGATCATGCGATGAAGCAGACTCTTGTAGTGCAAAATGTAATTCTCGGCTCCAGCCTTCAAAGTCAGAAATGCCAAAATCGCTAGGCAGCTGTTGGGCCACT GTTCATGAGCAAAGACCTGTTGTTGGCAGGGTGGTTGATGTCCCGGCCACGGATATGATGATCTGA